In Bacillus pumilus, the sequence TAAATCGTAGCCTTTTTCTTTTAGAAGTGGTTTTGCTTCTTCAAGAATCTCGGCATGTGGTGTTTTTGAAGCCGCAACCGTGATGGTTTTGCTTTCGCTTGCGTTATTAGATGAACCGCATGCAGCTAAAATGCCTGCAAATGCTAGAAATAGTGCACTTAAAATCAATTTCTTCATGAATAAATCCTCCCTTAACGTTTATCAATTTTATTTGTAATCAAATCACCGATTATTTGAATAATAAAGACGATGATGAGAATAAACACAGTGGCTACTAGTGTGACATCTGTATTACCAGATTGGTATCCTTCCACATAGGCAAGGTCACCAAGTCCACCTGCTCCAATTGCACCTGCGATCGCAGTAGAGCCAATTAGAGCAATCGCTGTTACGGTAATGCCTGAAATAAGGGCTGGCAGTGATTCTGGCAGCAATACTTTGAAAATAATCGTAGACGTTTTAGCTCCCATAGATCGTGCTGCTTCAATGACTCCTTTGTCTACTTCTCGCAGTGCAATTTCGACAAGACGTGCATAGAAAGGAGCTGACCCAATGACAAGCGCAGGCAGCGCTGCATTTGGACCTAAAATAGTGCCCATTATTAGTTTTGTAAACCCTAATAAAAGAATGATTAAAATGATAAAAGGAATCGA encodes:
- a CDS encoding methionine ABC transporter permease, whose product is MFEKWFPNVDLDVIWNATGETVYMTLISLAFAFIIGIILGLLLFLTSKGGLWENKPINTVIGAVVNIFRSIPFIILIILLLGFTKLIMGTILGPNAALPALVIGSAPFYARLVEIALREVDKGVIEAARSMGAKTSTIIFKVLLPESLPALISGITVTAIALIGSTAIAGAIGAGGLGDLAYVEGYQSGNTDVTLVATVFILIIVFIIQIIGDLITNKIDKR